Genomic segment of Streptomyces sp. NBC_01210:
ACCGAGGGCAACATCTATGTGCGCGGCGCGCAGCAGCGCTCGATGATGACGTTCCTGAACACGTACCGGAGGGTCGGCGGCGCCTTCGAGATCGACGACGAAGGCATCCGCTTCTGGCACCCGGGCGGCTCGCTCAACGCGATCGCCCTGGAGACGGACGTACACCCCGGTTTCCAGACCGACTGGCAGCAGCCGCTGGTGGTGGCGCTGACCCAGGCGGCGGGTCTGTCCATCGTCCACGAGACGGTGTACGAGTCGCGGCTGGGATTCACCTCCGCGCTCAACCAGATGGGTGCGCACATCCAGCTCTACCGCGAGTGCCTGGGCGGCTCGGACTGCCGCTTCGGTCAGCGCAACTTCCTGCACTCGGCGGTCGTGTCGGGCCCGACGAAGCTCCAGGGCGCGGACCTGGTCATCCCTGACCTGCGCGGTGGCTTCTCGTACCTGATCGCGGCGCTGGCGGCACAGGGTACGTCGCGGGTGCACGGTATCGACCTGATCAACCGCGGCTACGAGAACTTCATGGAGAAGCTCGAGAAGCTGGGCGCGAAGGTCGAACTCCCCGGCGGCGCGCTCATCTGACACCGAGAGACCGAGACGCCGACGACGGCCCCCTGACCGGGGGCCGTCCTCGTCTCCGGACGCGCACCCGTACTGGGGGTCCGGGGGTTATCCCCCGGGACAGCACAGCATGGAGAAGCTCGAGAAGCCGGGCGCGAAGGTCGAACTCCCCGGCGGCGCGCTCATCTGACCCCCGGGGGCTTCGCCCCCAGGCCCCCGCGCCTCAAACGCCGACGAGCTGAATTGCGACCCCGGATCCTCCAGCCCGCCCGAAGGGCGTACGGGGGGTCTGGGGGCGCAGCCCCGGTAACGGGGCTCCACGGAACCCCGGAAGGGCCCGTACGCACGCAAAGGGGCCCCGGGCCTCCGCGCCTCAAACGCCGGCGGGGCTGGATTTCCGACGCCAGGCCCCGCGCCTCAAACGCCGGCGAGCTGAATTGCGACCCCGGATCCTTCAGCCCGTCCGGCGATTGAGGACACGCCCGAAGGGCGTACGGGGGGTCTGGGGGCGCAGCCCCGGTAACGGGGCTCCACGGGCCCTGGAAGGCCCGTACGCACGCAAAGGGCGGCCACCCGACATACAGGGTGGCCGCCCTTCGTGCTGTGCCTCGGGGCTTACTTGCCCTTGGCGGCTTCCTTGAGCTTGGAGCCCGCGGAGACCTTCACGCTGTAGCCGGCCGGGATCTGGATCGGGTCGCCGGTCTGCGGGTTACGAGCGGTGCGAGCGGCACGGTGGGTGCGCTCGAAGGTCAGGAAGCCGGGAATGGTGACCTTCTCGTCGCCCTTGGAGACGACCTCGCCGACCACCTCGGCGAGAGCGGCCAGTACAGCGTCGGCGTCCTTCCGGGTCACCTCGGCACGGTCGGCCAGCGCGGCCACCAGCTCACTGCGGTTCATGTTGTTACTCCCGTGTTCTTCTTGCCTGTGAGGCGTGAGATCGAAGCCGATGCTGCCAGGGCCCTCGGACAGTCCCCGGACCCGGGTCTGCTGTCAGACCCTCGCGCCCGAATACGCATCCTGCCCCCACCAGCGGCGGGAAAGCCAATCCGGCACCCTCCGGAGTCACACGAAAAGCGCCACTGCCTCGTCGTGGTGACGTTCCGTCTACTCTTCGGAGACTCCGCGGAGCCGCAGAGCCTCGAGCGCGGGGCTCATGGTCCGTCACCCTAGAGCCGCATTCCCGGCCCCGCGACCCGCGACGCGCCGTACGTCAGGACGACGTGGGGCCCGTCACAGCCGCGCCGGCCGTCTTCGCGGCGTTGCGTACCGCTCCGGCGACCGCTCCCGCGACCTTGTCGTTGAAGACGGACGGGATGATGTAGTTCGGGTTGAGTTCGTCCTCGGTGACGACATCCGCCAGCGCCGCGGCCGCGGCGAGCATCATCTCCGTGTTGACGGTACGGGACTGGGCGTCCAGCAGACCGCGGAAGACGCCCGGGAAGACCAGCACGTTGTTGATCTGGTTGGGGAAGTCGGAGCGGCCGGTGGCGACAACTGCCGCCGTCTGGCGGGCGATTGCCGGGTCGACCTCCGGGTCGGGGTTCGCGAGCGCGAAGACGATCGCGCCGTCGGCCATCGCCGCGACATCCTCCGCGCCCAGCACGTTCGGGGCGGACACGCCGATGAAGACGTCCGCGCCGACGACCGCTTCCTTGAGCGTTCCGGTGACACCCTCGGGGTTGGTGTTGTCGGCGATCCAGCGCAGCGGCGAGTCGGGAGCGGCGGCCACCAGGTCCGCGCGGCCCGCGTGCACCACACCGTGGATGTCGGCGACGACGGCGTGCTTGACGCCTGCCGCGATCAAGAGCTTCAGGATGGCCGTACCGGCCGCGCCGGCGCCGGACATGACGACCCGTACGTCCCCGATGGCCTTGCCCACCACGCGCAGCGCGTTGGTCAGCGAGGCGAGGACGACGATCGCGGTGCCGTGCTGGTCGTCGTGGAAGACCGGGATGTCCAGGGC
This window contains:
- a CDS encoding HU family DNA-binding protein, which translates into the protein MNRSELVAALADRAEVTRKDADAVLAALAEVVGEVVSKGDEKVTIPGFLTFERTHRAARTARNPQTGDPIQIPAGYSVKVSAGSKLKEAAKGK
- a CDS encoding NAD-dependent malic enzyme, producing the protein MATAPSVSYSMTVRLEVPVSGTAVSQLTTAVESSGGSVIGLDVTASGHEKLRIDVTIAASSTAHADEIVEELRKIVGVVLGRVSDRTFLMHLGGKIEMQSKHPIRNRDDLSMIYTPGVARVCMAIAENPEDARRLTIKRNSVAVVTDGSAVLGLGNIGPMAALPVMEGKAALFKRFAGIDAWPICLDTQDTDAIVEIVKAIAPGFAGINLEDISAPRCFEIEARLREALDIPVFHDDQHGTAIVVLASLTNALRVVGKAIGDVRVVMSGAGAAGTAILKLLIAAGVKHAVVADIHGVVHAGRADLVAAAPDSPLRWIADNTNPEGVTGTLKEAVVGADVFIGVSAPNVLGAEDVAAMADGAIVFALANPDPEVDPAIARQTAAVVATGRSDFPNQINNVLVFPGVFRGLLDAQSRTVNTEMMLAAAAALADVVTEDELNPNYIIPSVFNDKVAGAVAGAVRNAAKTAGAAVTGPTSS